One window of Aerococcus tenax genomic DNA carries:
- the pgeF gene encoding peptidoglycan editing factor PgeF yields MSIHYYQNNPHLQMGITLRDPELPEEGNMGIHSYQNFNAVLSNRRAFFQATHISPDHFVQAHQSHSKRAVEVSLADGGKGALTNDTAIPQTDALYSFDDDLMLGIFTADCVPILFYDQKTPLIGVIHSGWRGTVQNITHVTFEQIFADHPEVKAENIQVQIGPALSQKHFEVDEDVYLQFKNLEGSEGNISYQADTSKWHIDNQAVVRNQCLSLGIRPENIQVDSMDTYASPQGFSYRQNQTKGRHMGFIWQKNRVN; encoded by the coding sequence ATGAGTATTCACTACTATCAAAATAATCCCCACTTACAAATGGGAATTACCCTAAGAGATCCCGAATTACCCGAGGAGGGCAATATGGGGATCCATTCCTACCAGAACTTCAATGCGGTCTTATCTAACCGCCGGGCTTTTTTCCAAGCAACCCATATAAGTCCCGACCACTTTGTCCAAGCCCATCAAAGTCACTCCAAACGGGCAGTGGAAGTTTCCCTGGCTGACGGCGGTAAGGGCGCCCTAACTAATGACACAGCCATCCCCCAAACCGACGCCCTCTACAGCTTTGATGATGACCTCATGTTAGGGATTTTCACGGCTGACTGCGTCCCTATTCTCTTCTACGACCAAAAGACTCCCCTGATCGGCGTCATCCATTCCGGTTGGCGGGGAACGGTCCAAAACATTACCCATGTAACCTTTGAGCAAATCTTTGCCGACCATCCTGAGGTCAAAGCAGAAAATATCCAGGTCCAAATTGGCCCAGCCCTATCCCAAAAACACTTTGAAGTCGATGAGGATGTTTATCTTCAATTCAAGAACTTGGAGGGTTCAGAGGGAAATATCTCCTACCAAGCCGACACGAGTAAGTGGCACATTGATAACCAAGCCGTTGTTAGAAATCAATGCCTCAGTCTAGGTATCCGCCCCGAAAACATCCAAGTGGACTCCATGGACACCTATGCCAGCCCCCAAGGCTTCTCCTATCGTCAAAACCAAACTAAAGGCCGCCACATGGGCTTCATCTGGCAAAAGAACCGTGTGAATTAA
- a CDS encoding insulinase family protein, with amino-acid sequence MNKENHGFVESEKIVSKEQGAVIHQFRHPASGGQVIWIANDDPHRAFGIGFLTPAKDSTGVAHIVEHTVLSGSRKYPVKDPFMYMLKSSMNTFLNAMTYKDMTLFPISSMNETDFENLMSIYLDAVFFPRMYEEENIFRQEGYHKELHHLEDPITITGVVYNEMRGVYSDADAEVCQQIDANFHLKTSVAYESGGYPYDIPKLSYQDFLAFHKKHYRPDNALVVVYGDVNIDRVLDQIDGEYFSHFEPSDDQIQLELADLPAGDRRMTLYFDADDKQEAEGLAYLSYNIPFSKNQRVEDGFLYGIIMNALANGESSPLHKALVEGGYCQDVSVYSSGTYYNDFSLVLEKVDPDQVDTIIEVIERTLKKIADQGLDRDLVKACLNQTELQLREKGGSSRGVKTFIQLMSAWRYLDRPLEVLSYEEILSHLDQVLSSAQLEDLIRDRLVDFNSRLVIVHLPKQGYHQAKDQDLAESLAQEKAQASDNELEALIQENADLKAYQEAPDSPAAQASLPKLTLADIEAEITDASEEEINHPTLGKVLYHPQAASQGIAYFNFSFSANHLTSDQLFLLKTWTILLGALGTASYTYDQIEVQLIQLTAGLTTRPKIYLNSQEPGQFNLQVQASFAAMADKSQAALDLVKEILTSTRFEDRKRIRNILDRVKYQMEQQFDQAGHQLAMGLLKAQYSSAQATSQALSGLDYYDQLADFLADFDRALPDLLEDLAHFQEQVLFSNTATVAVTASPNDKDLLVDQVHDFLADLPQSAQAGLDHMKNPAPLHEAGNIGLISNSNVQYVVQGGPLNDLKAGQRGQLPVFTNIMSNEILHEKIRAQAGAYGAGLTMSPAGGVLAYSYRDPHLKQSLAVYQNMDQSFRDLDLNPDFVEQRIIGSLTHYQYPLTPKEVNALKLKRYFCKQSKSDLDQEFSDLIHTQQEDLLSLNDSVSQVMDDAKIVVYGNRDKLQANQELFDQLRELKRD; translated from the coding sequence GTGAATAAGGAAAACCATGGTTTTGTTGAAAGTGAAAAAATCGTTTCAAAAGAGCAAGGAGCGGTCATCCACCAATTTCGCCATCCGGCTTCAGGGGGCCAGGTGATTTGGATTGCAAATGATGACCCCCACCGGGCCTTTGGAATCGGTTTTTTAACCCCAGCTAAGGATTCTACGGGGGTGGCCCATATTGTTGAACATACGGTCCTATCTGGCTCGCGGAAGTATCCCGTCAAAGACCCCTTCATGTACATGCTCAAAAGCTCCATGAATACTTTTTTAAATGCCATGACTTATAAGGACATGACTCTCTTTCCGATTTCGTCCATGAATGAGACCGACTTTGAGAACTTAATGTCGATTTATTTGGATGCGGTCTTTTTCCCGCGGATGTATGAAGAAGAAAATATCTTCCGCCAAGAAGGCTATCATAAGGAACTCCACCATCTGGAAGATCCTATCACCATTACCGGGGTGGTCTACAATGAAATGCGGGGCGTTTATTCCGATGCGGACGCGGAGGTCTGCCAGCAAATTGACGCCAACTTCCATCTCAAGACGAGCGTGGCTTATGAATCGGGTGGTTATCCCTATGACATCCCTAAGCTCTCCTACCAAGATTTTCTTGCCTTCCATAAGAAACATTACCGGCCTGATAATGCCTTAGTGGTTGTCTATGGGGATGTCAACATCGATCGGGTCCTGGATCAGATTGATGGGGAGTATTTCTCACATTTCGAGCCTAGTGATGACCAGATCCAATTAGAATTAGCTGACCTTCCTGCTGGCGACCGGCGGATGACCCTTTATTTTGATGCTGATGACAAGCAGGAGGCTGAAGGGCTGGCTTACCTGTCCTATAATATTCCTTTTTCAAAAAATCAGAGGGTTGAAGATGGCTTTTTATATGGGATTATCATGAACGCTCTAGCCAACGGCGAGTCCAGCCCCCTCCATAAGGCTCTAGTTGAGGGCGGCTACTGCCAAGATGTGTCAGTCTATAGCTCAGGGACTTATTACAATGACTTTTCCCTAGTTTTAGAAAAGGTTGATCCTGACCAGGTTGATACCATTATTGAAGTGATTGAAAGGACCTTAAAGAAAATTGCCGACCAGGGCTTAGACCGCGACTTGGTCAAGGCCTGCCTCAACCAAACCGAGCTTCAACTCCGGGAAAAGGGCGGATCTTCACGAGGAGTCAAGACCTTTATCCAATTAATGTCGGCTTGGCGCTATCTAGACCGCCCGCTTGAAGTCTTGTCCTATGAAGAGATTCTCAGTCACTTGGACCAAGTTCTCTCATCCGCTCAACTTGAAGACTTAATCCGAGACCGTCTCGTTGACTTCAACTCGCGCTTAGTCATTGTCCACTTGCCTAAGCAGGGTTACCACCAAGCCAAAGATCAAGATCTGGCTGAAAGTCTGGCCCAAGAAAAGGCCCAAGCCAGTGACAATGAGCTTGAGGCTTTAATTCAAGAAAATGCCGATTTGAAGGCTTACCAAGAAGCTCCCGATAGTCCAGCAGCCCAAGCTAGTCTACCAAAACTGACCTTAGCTGATATTGAAGCAGAAATTACCGATGCTAGTGAAGAAGAGATCAATCACCCGACCTTAGGTAAGGTGCTCTACCATCCGCAAGCTGCTAGCCAAGGGATTGCCTACTTTAATTTTTCTTTTTCAGCCAATCATTTAACCAGTGACCAGCTCTTTTTATTAAAGACCTGGACCATTCTCCTAGGGGCCTTGGGAACGGCTTCCTATACTTATGATCAAATTGAAGTCCAATTAATCCAGTTAACGGCTGGCTTAACCACTCGACCAAAAATTTATCTGAATAGCCAAGAGCCGGGCCAGTTTAACTTGCAGGTCCAAGCCAGCTTTGCGGCTATGGCAGATAAGAGCCAAGCTGCTTTGGACTTAGTCAAAGAGATCTTAACCAGTACCCGCTTTGAAGATCGCAAACGGATTAGAAATATCCTTGACCGGGTCAAATACCAAATGGAGCAACAATTTGACCAAGCCGGCCATCAATTAGCTATGGGGTTGCTCAAGGCCCAATATTCGTCGGCTCAAGCCACTAGTCAGGCCCTATCTGGCTTAGATTACTATGACCAATTAGCTGATTTCTTGGCTGACTTTGACCGGGCCCTACCCGATCTCCTTGAAGACTTAGCCCATTTCCAAGAGCAAGTGCTCTTTTCCAATACAGCAACAGTAGCGGTGACAGCCAGTCCAAATGATAAAGACCTTTTAGTCGACCAAGTTCACGACTTTTTAGCTGACTTGCCGCAAAGCGCCCAAGCCGGACTGGACCATATGAAAAACCCCGCTCCCTTACATGAAGCGGGTAATATTGGCTTGATATCCAATAGTAATGTTCAATATGTGGTCCAAGGCGGTCCCCTAAATGACTTAAAGGCTGGCCAAAGAGGTCAACTTCCCGTCTTTACTAATATTATGAGTAATGAAATCCTCCATGAAAAAATCCGCGCCCAAGCGGGAGCCTATGGGGCGGGACTGACTATGAGTCCTGCCGGTGGAGTCTTAGCTTATTCCTACCGTGATCCCCATCTGAAACAAAGTCTAGCAGTCTACCAAAATATGGACCAATCCTTCAGGGACTTAGATTTAAACCCAGACTTTGTTGAGCAGCGGATTATTGGTTCCCTTACCCATTATCAGTATCCACTGACCCCTAAAGAAGTCAATGCTCTCAAATTAAAGCGTTACTTCTGTAAGCAAAGCAAGTCCGACCTAGACCAGGAATTCTCTGACCTCATTCATACCCAGCAAGAAGACTTATTGTCACTCAATGATAGCGTCAGTCAAGTGATGGATGATGCTAAGATTGTAGTTTATGGTAACCGCGATAAGCTGCAAGCCAACCAAGAGCTCTTTGACCAATTAAGAGAGTTAAAACGGGATTAA
- a CDS encoding dCTP deaminase/dUTPase family protein, with translation MAKRGFEIVSSYQDQGIHLPQRQTTSAAGYDIEAAERVLLPSFWSAAVKAASGQGEGDLAKITQPTLVPTGLKAYMPSDEYLQIISRSSNPWKRNLTLPNGVGIIDSDYYNNANNEGHIYVQLLNFGLEDVVIEKGERIAQGIFTPYLKTDQDSGGLKERSGGFGSSGQ, from the coding sequence ATGGCAAAAAGAGGATTTGAAATTGTCAGTTCCTACCAAGATCAAGGGATTCATCTGCCCCAAAGGCAAACCACTTCAGCGGCTGGCTATGACATTGAAGCCGCTGAACGGGTGCTTTTACCCTCCTTTTGGTCGGCGGCGGTCAAAGCGGCTAGTGGTCAAGGGGAAGGCGACCTGGCTAAGATTACCCAACCTACTCTGGTTCCCACTGGGCTTAAGGCCTATATGCCTAGTGATGAATACCTGCAGATTATTTCTCGGTCCAGTAACCCTTGGAAACGTAACCTCACCCTACCTAATGGAGTTGGGATTATTGATAGTGACTACTATAATAATGCCAACAATGAAGGTCACATCTATGTCCAACTGCTCAACTTTGGATTGGAAGATGTGGTGATTGAGAAGGGTGAGCGGATTGCCCAGGGAATTTTTACCCCCTACCTGAAGACTGACCAAGATAGTGGGGGTCTGAAGGAGCGGAGTGGTGGTTTTGGAAGTTCCGGACAATAA
- the radA gene encoding DNA repair protein RadA, which produces MAKKKRKTVYTCQACGYESPQWYGKCPQCGAWNTLEEEVIAGKPIRQAGTEVNQKKAKPERLKEVSQAEEKRVKTGLGEFNRVLGGGVVPGSLVLIGGDPGIGKSTLLLQVAKQLSDNGGRVLYVSGEESLHQIKMRADRLGYQDADFFVYAETDLLAIEAAISDTQADFVVIDSIQTMVHPNNESLAGSVSQVREATGELMHIAKSSGIAIFVVGHVTKEGNIAGPRILEHMVDTVLYLEGEKHNTFRILRAVKNRFGSTNEIGVFDMKSQGLEEVTNPSQLFLEERLMGANGSAVVASMEGTRPILTEIQALLSATAFGNARRTASGLDYSRVTLIMAVLEKRAHLMLQNQDAYLKSTGGVKLDEPAIDLAIAIAVASSYWEKETQASDCFVGEIGLTGEIRRISRINERIQEAEKLGFKRIFIPYGNLQGLATDSQDIEIIGAKTLTQVLKEVFPPQGR; this is translated from the coding sequence ATGGCTAAAAAGAAGCGAAAAACTGTCTACACCTGCCAGGCCTGTGGCTATGAATCGCCTCAGTGGTATGGGAAATGCCCCCAATGTGGAGCTTGGAATACCCTGGAAGAGGAAGTGATTGCGGGTAAGCCCATCCGCCAAGCTGGGACAGAAGTCAATCAGAAAAAAGCCAAGCCTGAACGTCTCAAGGAAGTCAGCCAGGCGGAAGAAAAACGGGTAAAGACTGGCTTAGGCGAGTTCAACCGGGTCCTCGGTGGCGGGGTAGTCCCTGGGTCTTTGGTCCTGATTGGTGGGGATCCTGGTATTGGGAAGTCGACCCTGCTCCTCCAGGTAGCTAAGCAATTAAGTGATAATGGTGGCCGAGTTCTCTATGTTTCTGGGGAAGAAAGTTTGCATCAAATCAAGATGCGGGCCGACCGCTTGGGCTACCAGGATGCGGACTTCTTTGTTTATGCCGAAACCGACCTCTTAGCCATTGAAGCGGCTATTTCTGATACCCAGGCGGATTTTGTGGTGATTGACTCCATCCAAACCATGGTCCATCCCAATAATGAATCTTTAGCCGGTAGTGTCAGCCAGGTCAGAGAAGCGACCGGAGAACTCATGCATATCGCCAAAAGTTCTGGGATCGCCATCTTTGTCGTCGGCCATGTGACCAAGGAAGGTAATATTGCCGGACCGCGGATTCTCGAACATATGGTGGACACGGTCTTATACTTGGAAGGGGAGAAACACAACACCTTCCGGATCCTCAGAGCGGTCAAAAACCGTTTTGGGTCGACCAATGAAATCGGCGTTTTTGACATGAAGAGCCAGGGACTGGAAGAGGTCACCAATCCCAGCCAGCTCTTTTTAGAAGAACGGCTCATGGGAGCCAATGGGTCGGCGGTGGTCGCTTCCATGGAAGGAACCCGTCCGATCCTAACCGAAATCCAAGCCCTCTTGTCGGCCACGGCCTTTGGTAATGCCCGTCGTACGGCCAGTGGTTTGGACTATTCCCGGGTGACTCTCATTATGGCGGTCTTAGAGAAGCGGGCCCATCTCATGTTGCAAAACCAAGACGCCTATCTCAAGTCAACCGGTGGGGTTAAACTGGATGAACCAGCCATTGACCTAGCTATTGCTATAGCTGTGGCTTCCAGTTACTGGGAGAAGGAGACCCAGGCCAGCGATTGCTTTGTGGGTGAGATTGGCCTAACCGGTGAAATTCGCCGGATTTCCCGGATTAATGAACGAATCCAAGAAGCGGAAAAATTAGGATTTAAACGGATTTTTATCCCCTATGGGAATCTCCAGGGCCTGGCGACTGATAGTCAAGATATTGAAATTATTGGCGCCAAGACCCTGACTCAAGTTCTCAAAGAAGTCTTTCCCCCTCAGGGGCGATAG
- a CDS encoding PIN/TRAM domain-containing protein, whose translation MKRLDVWAKIIDFLWLLVGAGFGYYLLPILWRWTNLSHTFINQAWINIIIGALIFLILIKLLEPLEKKLVRRLEKEIRDLPISNILIALLGIVMGLILAWLINIPLIALDIYFISNVLPVVLTILFAFLGYFVLWVKSDEILAFFRNIRISNLRDRVQDKETASDEEEAESEPSPAKSDKESGQESAAWENFKPYKILDTSVIIDGRILDVLKTGIIEGTILVPNFVLKELQYIADSSDASKRVRGRRGLDVLNAIQALDDLPVEFYAGDFEEEEEVDLKLLLLAKEVNGVVVTNDYNLNKVSHFHQIKVLNLNELANAMKTVVIPGDRMQVHIIKKGTERQQGVGYLDDGTMIVVEEGRLHMDEELEVEVTSAIQTNAGKMIFAKLADD comes from the coding sequence ATGAAACGATTAGATGTATGGGCCAAGATTATTGATTTTCTGTGGTTATTAGTGGGCGCAGGCTTTGGTTACTATCTCCTCCCCATCTTATGGCGGTGGACCAATTTGTCCCACACCTTTATTAATCAAGCGTGGATTAATATCATCATTGGAGCACTTATTTTTCTAATTCTTATTAAATTATTAGAACCGCTTGAAAAGAAACTGGTCAGACGTTTAGAGAAGGAGATTCGCGATCTACCGATCAGCAATATCCTCATCGCCCTCTTAGGGATTGTTATGGGGCTGATTCTGGCTTGGTTGATTAATATTCCTTTGATTGCCTTGGATATTTACTTTATCAGTAATGTCTTGCCGGTTGTTCTAACTATTCTCTTTGCTTTTTTAGGGTATTTTGTCCTCTGGGTGAAGAGTGATGAAATACTGGCCTTCTTCCGTAATATCCGTATCAGTAATTTAAGGGACCGTGTCCAAGACAAGGAGACCGCTAGTGATGAAGAGGAGGCTGAAAGTGAGCCTAGTCCAGCCAAGTCCGATAAGGAGTCGGGTCAAGAGAGCGCAGCATGGGAAAACTTCAAGCCTTATAAGATATTGGATACCAGTGTCATTATTGATGGTCGGATTCTGGACGTCTTAAAGACTGGGATTATCGAAGGGACAATTTTAGTGCCCAACTTTGTTCTCAAGGAACTTCAATACATTGCCGATTCTTCCGATGCCTCTAAGCGGGTTCGAGGACGGCGGGGGTTGGATGTCTTAAATGCTATCCAAGCCTTAGATGACTTGCCGGTGGAATTTTATGCGGGCGACTTTGAAGAAGAGGAAGAAGTGGATTTGAAGTTGCTGCTACTGGCTAAGGAAGTCAATGGGGTGGTAGTGACCAACGACTATAATCTCAACAAGGTCAGCCATTTCCATCAAATTAAGGTCCTCAACTTAAATGAATTAGCCAATGCCATGAAGACCGTGGTTATTCCTGGCGACCGCATGCAAGTCCATATCATTAAAAAGGGAACTGAACGCCAACAAGGGGTTGGTTACTTGGATGATGGCACCATGATTGTGGTGGAAGAAGGACGCTTGCATATGGATGAAGAACTCGAAGTTGAAGTGACTAGTGCCATTCAAACCAATGCTGGGAAGATGATCTTTGCCAAATTAGCCGATGACTAA
- a CDS encoding HAD family hydrolase — MPNLENVRLIAIDMDKTLITDSGELPDRFTSLVKELAQVGVLVAIASGRPNYTLRAMFPHLEDQVAFISDNGGYVSYQGQALYQELIDPKNYQAMARFTETIPHNIGVLCGLDGAYVTKEAKRYDEALRYYYYQLNYVDDLTQLDLPANKFTIYLPNNNSKAHHDQDYAPKFGDDFSVAVSGLDWIDITAPGVDKGQGISHLGQAEGIAPHQMLAIGDNYNDIPMLEVAAYSYAVANAHDDIKAVAKYLAPSNNDHGVIQVMDQVLQAKQA, encoded by the coding sequence ATGCCCAACTTAGAAAATGTCCGCCTCATTGCTATCGATATGGATAAGACCCTGATTACCGATAGTGGCGAGCTTCCCGACCGCTTTACCAGCCTGGTGAAAGAGCTCGCCCAAGTCGGTGTCTTGGTCGCTATTGCTAGTGGACGCCCCAATTATACCTTAAGAGCTATGTTTCCTCACTTAGAGGACCAAGTGGCCTTTATCTCTGATAACGGCGGTTATGTCAGCTACCAAGGTCAAGCCCTTTACCAAGAATTAATCGACCCTAAGAACTACCAAGCCATGGCCCGCTTTACCGAAACCATCCCCCATAACATTGGGGTCCTGTGTGGCTTAGACGGAGCCTATGTGACTAAGGAAGCCAAGCGCTATGATGAAGCCTTGCGCTATTACTACTACCAACTGAATTATGTGGATGACTTGACCCAACTGGACCTTCCAGCCAACAAATTCACCATTTACCTACCTAATAATAATAGTAAGGCCCACCATGACCAAGACTATGCCCCAAAATTTGGGGATGACTTCTCAGTGGCTGTCTCAGGCTTAGACTGGATTGATATCACTGCTCCCGGTGTTGACAAGGGCCAAGGCATTAGCCATCTGGGCCAAGCCGAGGGAATCGCTCCCCATCAAATGCTAGCCATCGGTGATAATTATAACGATATCCCCATGCTAGAAGTCGCCGCATATAGCTATGCCGTTGCTAATGCCCATGACGATATTAAAGCGGTCGCTAAATATTTGGCTCCTTCTAACAATGACCACGGAGTGATCCAGGTCATGGACCAAGTCCTCCAAGCTAAACAAGCTTAA
- a CDS encoding ABC transporter ATP-binding protein — protein sequence MSYIELKDVCKSYGQGNSQVIANDNVSFTIEEGEFVVILGPSGAGKSTVLNILGGMDQATSGEIWVAGKNIANFNERELTAYRRDNVGFVFQFYNLIPNLTAKENVEMAEQIADQSFTASEVLKEVNLADRENNFPAQLSGGEQQRVSIARAIAKNPKLLLCDEPTGALDNDTGQQVLKLLQKQSVENGTTVVVITHNQNIAHMADRVIRIKNGQVESNVTQDDPKQVEEIEW from the coding sequence TTGTCTTATATTGAACTAAAAGATGTTTGCAAGAGCTATGGCCAAGGCAATAGCCAAGTGATTGCTAACGATAATGTCTCCTTCACCATTGAAGAAGGTGAATTTGTGGTGATTTTAGGACCTTCTGGTGCCGGAAAGTCAACAGTTTTAAATATTTTAGGTGGTATGGACCAGGCCACCAGTGGTGAAATCTGGGTAGCCGGTAAAAATATTGCCAACTTTAATGAACGTGAGCTCACCGCTTATCGCCGCGATAATGTGGGTTTTGTTTTTCAGTTTTATAATTTAATTCCTAATCTAACCGCTAAGGAAAATGTGGAAATGGCAGAGCAGATTGCCGACCAGTCCTTTACCGCTAGCGAGGTTTTAAAGGAAGTGAACTTGGCAGACCGGGAAAATAACTTCCCCGCCCAACTTTCTGGTGGGGAACAGCAACGGGTATCGATTGCTCGGGCTATTGCCAAGAACCCCAAACTCTTACTTTGTGATGAACCTACCGGGGCCTTGGATAATGACACCGGCCAACAAGTGCTCAAGCTCCTACAAAAACAGTCGGTGGAAAATGGCACTACGGTCGTGGTCATTACCCACAACCAAAATATTGCCCACATGGCAGACCGGGTAATCCGGATTAAGAACGGCCAGGTGGAATCCAATGTCACCCAGGACGACCCTAAGCAAGTAGAAGAGATTGAGTGGTAG